The nucleotide sequence TCTGTGTGGTGAAAACTGCCCAATGGAGCAAGCCAAAGAAACAGGGAAAACCGCCAGCGTGGTGCATGTTCACGCCACCAATGAAGGGCAAAATTACTGCGATATTCGTATGAAGCCTATCATTGATGGCGAAGGAGAACTCCTTGGTTACCTAGAGATACTCGACAAACTAGCTTACGCCTCAAACACCTCATCCGAAGGAAAGATGGTAGGCGAATCTGATGCGTTTAAGGCTATGTTGAGCAAAATCAACCGTGCTGCCAACTCAAATATTTCTGTGCTTTTACACGGCGAAACCGGTACGGGAAAGGAACTCGTCTCTCACGCACTTCATAGCAGTAGTCATCGCGCTGAAAAACCCTTTGTCGTCATTGAATGTACAGGCCTAACTGATGCGCTATTCGAATCTGAGTTATTCGGTCATGAAAAAGGCGCCTTTACCGGCGCAGTAAATAAAAAGAAAGGGTTGATAGAAACGGTTGAGGGCGGCACGCTATTTCTCGATGAGGTAGGTGATATCCCTCTTGCTATGCAAGTTAAACTCTTACGCTTACTAGAAACGCAAACATATCGGCCAGTAGGAAGTATAGCCATTAAAAAAGCAAATTTTCGCTTAATTTGCGCCAGCCACAAAGATTTATTGGAGCTTGTTAATGCTGGAAAATTTCGCCACGACCTATATTATCGAATAGCTGGGCTCTCGATTCATTTACCTCCATTACGTGAACGCAATAATGATATTGTTTTGCTAGCAAAACATATATTAAATACATTAGGCAGCGATAAAACCTTGTCCCAACCTACTTTAGCTGCACTTAAGAAGTATACATTCCCCGGCAACATAAGGGAGCTTAGAAACATAGTTGAGCAAGCAATTCTAATGGCTGATGATAGAATCATTGAGCC is from Alteromonas australica and encodes:
- a CDS encoding sigma-54 interaction domain-containing protein, giving the protein MNISIIQGMIDAIDKPAIFINQDYVIEAVNKPYRDTYPVTIKLGFSTCYQVSHRNSKPCDLCGENCPMEQAKETGKTASVVHVHATNEGQNYCDIRMKPIIDGEGELLGYLEILDKLAYASNTSSEGKMVGESDAFKAMLSKINRAANSNISVLLHGETGTGKELVSHALHSSSHRAEKPFVVIECTGLTDALFESELFGHEKGAFTGAVNKKKGLIETVEGGTLFLDEVGDIPLAMQVKLLRLLETQTYRPVGSIAIKKANFRLICASHKDLLELVNAGKFRHDLYYRIAGLSIHLPPLRERNNDIVLLAKHILNTLGSDKTLSQPTLAALKKYTFPGNIRELRNIVEQAILMADDRIIEPSDLPEYVCASTQQTAHLSPQGEKDIMTLAEVEAHYLKDKVDVYTGNTEDLADALGISVRTLYRKLQALKINAP